A stretch of the Vagococcus xieshaowenii genome encodes the following:
- the aroB gene encoding 3-dehydroquinate synthase, with amino-acid sequence MELPVNLEHHSYKISIKTNSLSQIGNWLANLWHKRKLAIITDDTVNALYGSIVKTSLIEAGFETELFSVTPGEASKSLTTASLLYEQLAEFGMTRSDGVVILGGGVVGDLGGFVASTYMRGLSFVQVPTTLLAQVDSSVGGKTAVNTEVAKNLVGTFAQPDGVLIDPQTLQTLNSRQISEGIAEIVKSAAIADMSLWSKLEQLDNKEALVSEAEVIVHACCQIKARVVEEDEFDNGNRLILNFGHTIGHAIENQAGYGEITHGEAVSIGMVQLSKVAEKKGLIASGVTASLREMLTKFDLPIEWPDLNREQLYGALTHDKKTRGSQLKLILVPTIGQAVIHQLPITEMKEFLEITK; translated from the coding sequence GTGGAACTTCCAGTTAATTTAGAACATCATAGCTATAAGATATCAATAAAAACTAATAGCCTTTCCCAGATTGGTAACTGGTTGGCTAATCTGTGGCATAAACGAAAACTAGCGATTATTACGGATGATACGGTGAATGCTCTATACGGATCCATCGTAAAGACCTCGTTAATTGAGGCGGGTTTTGAAACAGAACTATTTAGTGTGACTCCAGGAGAAGCAAGTAAATCTCTTACAACCGCAAGTCTTTTATATGAGCAATTAGCTGAATTCGGTATGACTCGCTCGGATGGCGTGGTTATATTGGGTGGAGGGGTTGTAGGAGACTTAGGTGGATTTGTTGCTTCTACCTACATGAGAGGTCTATCGTTTGTTCAAGTACCTACCACTTTATTGGCGCAAGTTGATAGTAGTGTTGGGGGGAAAACAGCCGTTAACACTGAGGTAGCAAAGAATTTGGTAGGTACATTTGCTCAACCAGATGGCGTATTAATTGATCCTCAAACATTGCAAACGCTAAATAGCCGCCAAATTAGTGAAGGAATAGCTGAAATCGTAAAATCAGCAGCTATAGCAGACATGAGTCTATGGTCTAAACTAGAACAACTCGATAATAAAGAAGCTTTAGTCTCAGAAGCCGAAGTAATCGTTCATGCTTGCTGTCAAATTAAAGCACGAGTGGTTGAAGAGGATGAATTTGATAACGGCAATCGTTTAATCTTAAATTTTGGACATACGATTGGTCACGCCATTGAAAATCAAGCAGGATATGGGGAAATAACACATGGAGAAGCTGTCTCAATAGGTATGGTGCAGCTGTCAAAAGTTGCTGAAAAAAAAGGCTTGATTGCATCAGGTGTCACAGCTTCCTTACGAGAAATGTTAACTAAATTTGATCTACCCATTGAATGGCCAGATTTAAATAGAGAACAATTATATGGTGCCTTAACACATGATAAAAAAACACGAGGAAGTCAATTGAAATTAATTCTTGTGCCAACAATTGGTCAAGCCGTTATCCATCAGTTGCCGATAACCGAGATGAAAGAATTTTTAGAAATAACAAAATAG
- the aroC gene encoding chorismate synthase, which translates to MRFLTAGESHGPELTTIIEGVPAGLALIEEDINEGLSRRQKGYGRGGRMLIEKDRVRITSGIRHGKTLGSPITLVVENKDWKNWQSVMSSESVTDKEKLKRRVAKPRPGHADLVGGQKYAFDDLRNVLERSSARETTMRVAVGAIAKKLLKELEIEVASHVVTIGGVHADLLPHYTVNDIQRLAEASEVRCLDQQVEQQMKDVIDQAKKDGDTVGGVVEVVVGGVPVGLGSYTHWDNKFDGKIAQAMMSINAFKGVEFGVGFEAANLHGSQVMDEIIWSETDGYTRTTNHLGGFEGGMTNGMPIIVRGVMKPIPTLYKPLMSVNIDTKEPYKASVERSDSCAVPAACVIAEYVVATEVAKELLNKFEADSFERLKIQVADYRETVKKY; encoded by the coding sequence ATGCGATTTTTAACAGCAGGTGAATCACATGGACCAGAATTAACAACGATTATTGAAGGTGTCCCAGCGGGTTTAGCATTAATAGAAGAAGACATAAATGAAGGTTTATCTCGTCGACAAAAAGGCTATGGACGAGGTGGTCGTATGTTGATTGAAAAAGATCGCGTACGTATTACCTCAGGCATTCGCCATGGTAAAACACTGGGCTCTCCAATCACACTAGTCGTTGAAAATAAGGACTGGAAAAATTGGCAATCAGTAATGTCTAGTGAGTCAGTAACAGATAAAGAAAAATTAAAACGTCGTGTGGCTAAACCACGTCCTGGACATGCCGATTTAGTCGGTGGTCAAAAATATGCCTTTGATGATTTAAGAAATGTATTAGAACGCTCATCAGCTCGTGAAACAACAATGCGCGTGGCAGTAGGAGCTATTGCCAAAAAACTGCTAAAGGAATTAGAGATTGAGGTGGCTAGCCATGTGGTAACGATAGGCGGAGTACATGCTGATTTGTTACCGCATTATACAGTAAATGATATCCAACGCTTAGCTGAAGCATCTGAAGTACGTTGTTTAGATCAACAAGTTGAACAACAAATGAAAGACGTTATCGATCAAGCTAAAAAAGATGGTGACACGGTTGGTGGTGTAGTTGAAGTTGTTGTAGGTGGTGTGCCAGTTGGTTTAGGAAGTTATACGCATTGGGATAATAAATTTGATGGAAAGATTGCCCAAGCGATGATGAGTATTAATGCTTTCAAGGGTGTAGAATTTGGTGTAGGATTTGAAGCAGCTAATTTACACGGTAGTCAAGTTATGGATGAAATTATCTGGAGTGAAACAGATGGTTACACACGTACAACCAATCACTTAGGTGGTTTTGAAGGTGGTATGACTAATGGTATGCCAATTATCGTTCGAGGTGTGATGAAGCCAATTCCAACATTATATAAACCATTAATGAGTGTCAATATTGATACGAAAGAACCCTACAAAGCAAGTGTGGAACGTTCTGATAGTTGTGCGGTACCTGCAGCATGCGTGATTGCCGAGTATGTAGTAGCAACTGAAGTGGCAAAAGAGTTACTGAATAAATTTGAAGCTGATTCTTTTGAACGCTTAAAAATACAAGTAGCTGATTATCGTGAGACGGTAAAAAAATATTAA
- the aroA gene encoding 3-phosphoshikimate 1-carboxyvinyltransferase produces MKLLINQKKLQGHVYVPGDKSISHRSIMFGAIAHGQTRVKGFLEAEDCLSTLHLFRSLGVEIVHEGTDVLVNGCGIESFKQPKVPIDIGNSGTTIRLATGLLAGGPVDVTLYGDASIAKRPMGRVLTPLKEMNASVSTQDGNYAPIHIKGNQTLTGIRYQMPVASAQVKSALLLAGLHAKGETTVIEKEKTRDHTEDMIKQFGGKLEVTGKVIRLKGPQRLIAQTVVVPGDISSAAFFMVAGLITKESQIVLPNVGISATRTGIIDVIRQMNGHLTITNEDKLNKSATLTVTNSSLKATTVEGKLIPRLIDELPIIALLATQASGTTVIRNAEELKVKETNRIDVTASELNKMGANIETTSDGLIIHGPTPLHAAVVDSHGDHRIGMMLAIASLLVETGQVELKNSEAVAVSYPRFFEDLASLIGEKQ; encoded by the coding sequence ATGAAGTTATTGATTAACCAAAAAAAATTACAAGGTCATGTTTATGTGCCAGGTGATAAATCTATTTCACATCGAAGTATCATGTTTGGTGCAATAGCACATGGACAGACTAGAGTTAAAGGCTTTTTAGAAGCAGAAGATTGTTTGTCTACCCTTCATTTGTTTCGCTCTCTAGGGGTCGAAATAGTACATGAGGGAACGGATGTTTTAGTAAATGGTTGTGGGATTGAATCCTTTAAACAGCCTAAAGTACCTATTGATATTGGAAATTCGGGTACCACGATTCGTTTAGCAACAGGTCTGTTAGCGGGGGGGCCTGTTGATGTGACATTATATGGTGATGCCTCTATTGCTAAACGTCCAATGGGGCGAGTATTGACTCCCTTAAAAGAGATGAACGCAAGTGTTTCAACACAGGATGGTAACTATGCACCAATTCATATTAAAGGTAATCAAACGTTAACAGGTATTCGCTATCAGATGCCTGTTGCCAGTGCACAGGTTAAATCGGCGCTCTTATTAGCCGGCCTTCATGCTAAGGGAGAAACTACCGTTATTGAAAAGGAAAAGACTCGTGACCATACGGAGGATATGATTAAACAATTTGGTGGCAAATTAGAAGTAACTGGTAAAGTCATTCGTTTAAAAGGTCCCCAACGACTAATTGCCCAAACTGTTGTGGTGCCGGGGGATATTTCGTCAGCAGCATTTTTCATGGTGGCTGGATTAATAACTAAAGAAAGTCAGATAGTGTTACCGAATGTCGGAATCTCTGCTACAAGAACAGGTATTATAGATGTTATTCGTCAAATGAACGGCCACTTGACAATTACTAATGAAGATAAGTTAAACAAGTCGGCCACTTTGACCGTTACAAATAGTAGTTTAAAAGCAACGACCGTTGAGGGCAAGTTAATTCCAAGATTAATAGATGAATTACCGATTATTGCTTTATTGGCCACACAAGCTAGCGGGACCACAGTTATTCGGAATGCGGAAGAGTTAAAGGTTAAAGAAACCAATCGTATTGATGTTACCGCTTCTGAATTAAATAAAATGGGGGCTAACATTGAAACAACTTCAGATGGTCTGATTATTCATGGACCGACCCCACTACACGCCGCTGTTGTTGATTCACACGGTGACCATCGTATAGGAATGATGTTAGCAATTGCCAGTTTATTAGTTGAAACCGGGCAAGTTGAGCTTAAAAATTCGGAAGCTGTCGCTGTTTCTTATCCACGTTTCTTTGAAGATTTAGCCAGCTTAATAGGAGAAAAACAATGA
- a CDS encoding shikimate kinase — MTSIVLVGFMGSGKTTVAKALQTQSNLPLVDMDQLIINSQGQSISELFERYGESGFRRIETACLRDCLQTSSIISTGGGVVLSSENRQLLNKSTSHIIWLKAEFETMYQRIIADKKNVRPIVVQRTKQELEKIENDRRALYEDVATFIVEVDRLSVNQIVNQIKRNIID, encoded by the coding sequence ATGACTTCCATCGTCTTAGTAGGGTTTATGGGAAGTGGTAAAACGACTGTAGCAAAAGCGCTTCAAACACAAAGTAATCTTCCTCTAGTAGATATGGATCAATTAATAATAAATTCTCAGGGGCAAAGCATTTCAGAATTATTTGAACGCTATGGCGAATCCGGATTTAGAAGAATTGAAACAGCGTGTTTAAGAGATTGTTTACAAACATCTTCCATTATTTCAACAGGAGGAGGTGTGGTATTATCTTCTGAAAATCGTCAATTATTAAATAAGTCTACTAGCCACATCATTTGGCTAAAAGCAGAGTTTGAAACGATGTATCAACGAATAATAGCAGACAAGAAAAATGTTCGACCTATTGTGGTTCAACGGACAAAACAAGAGCTAGAAAAAATTGAGAATGATCGACGGGCACTATACGAAGACGTTGCCACCTTTATTGTAGAAGTTGATAGGTTATCAGTTAATCAAATTGTTAATCAAATCAAGCGGAATATTATTGACTAA
- a CDS encoding DegV family protein, translated as MKTAIVTDSTAFLPETVKNHPDVYVIPIPIIIDGKIYNEGVDVADESQFYQLLRESKELPSTSQPSIGEVLELYSHLAKEGYERVISIHLSSGISGFINNLIGMSPGIEEIEVIPFDSKITSMPMGHMVSVALEMSQNQEELDTIVSRLEFVREHTEAYLIVDDLNHLVRGGRLKNSSAIIGSLLKIKPVLKFDQGSIVLSEKIRSSKKAFARAEDLIVKHYKKAKQEHIYYLIHANSLQIAEIEKIKLEEKCPGIHIEIGHLGPVVGTHVGEKTIGFAWSAK; from the coding sequence ATGAAAACAGCTATAGTCACTGATAGCACGGCGTTCTTACCTGAAACTGTTAAGAATCATCCAGATGTATATGTGATTCCTATTCCAATTATTATAGATGGAAAAATTTATAATGAAGGTGTTGATGTGGCTGATGAAAGTCAGTTTTATCAATTGTTAAGAGAAAGTAAGGAATTACCTAGCACGTCACAGCCATCGATTGGAGAAGTTTTAGAGTTGTATAGCCATCTTGCTAAAGAAGGTTATGAACGTGTGATTAGTATTCATTTATCATCAGGAATTTCTGGGTTTATTAATAATTTGATTGGAATGTCTCCAGGTATTGAAGAAATAGAGGTTATTCCTTTTGATTCTAAAATTACAAGTATGCCAATGGGACATATGGTCAGTGTAGCATTAGAAATGTCTCAAAATCAGGAAGAGTTAGACACGATTGTTTCACGTTTAGAGTTTGTTCGTGAGCATACAGAAGCCTATCTAATTGTGGATGATTTAAATCATTTAGTACGTGGCGGTCGTTTAAAAAATAGTTCAGCAATTATTGGTAGTTTATTAAAAATTAAGCCCGTATTAAAATTTGATCAAGGATCCATTGTGTTATCTGAAAAAATTCGTTCATCGAAAAAAGCATTTGCTCGTGCGGAAGATTTAATCGTTAAACATTATAAAAAAGCAAAACAAGAGCATATTTATTATTTAATTCATGCGAACAGTTTACAAATCGCTGAAATTGAAAAGATTAAATTGGAAGAAAAATGCCCTGGTATTCATATAGAGATTGGCCATTTAGGACCAGTTGTGGGCACGCATGTTGGAGAAAAAACAATAGGCTTTGCTTGGTCAGCCAAATAA
- a CDS encoding DUF2929 family protein, whose translation MRFIIVLLSGLIIGQMIGYLGAALSHTAYTPMSALIGSLILVAIVYIIGELTSSKKEA comes from the coding sequence ATGAGATTTATTATCGTATTACTTTCAGGTTTAATTATTGGCCAAATGATTGGTTATTTAGGTGCAGCATTAAGTCATACTGCTTATACACCTATGTCAGCATTAATCGGTTCACTTATTTTAGTCGCAATTGTTTACATTATAGGCGAACTGACTTCATCAAAAAAAGAAGCATAA
- the dnaE gene encoding DNA polymerase III subunit alpha: MENVQLYNQTAFSLLKSTNRIQDFVKQAKKLGYSALGIADINTMSGVADFYRACKSENIHPIIGVTIEYTVETLEHLTFKLVFYAKNKKGYQHLIKLSTLKMMHQHQAVFLEQLLPYFSDLVVVIPAEESQLNYHLKKDNQQAMASFISSITAVADNASIYGGVANYLNDTQLNSLQGAYSLLKIPMVAFEDSRYLLPSDHFSVEILHHIDLGTRLESLEYQEAGSYYLQSPESVWNYYDASEHLDAYKNAHAIAEACQFEMDFSQSLLPHFDTPDNLSAGEYLRQLCFEFLPQRIPEYDERYVERLEKELGVIHEMGFDDYFLIVWDVMRFAEEQEVVTGAGRGSAAGALVSYVLSITDVDPIKYHLLFERFLNIERNSMPDIDIDIPDNRRDEILHYVHDKYGDTHMAQIATFGTMAAKMVLRDVCRVFGLSQNEASEWSNAVPNVLKITLNDAFNQSKKLQKLVESSERNQLIFKVARQLEGLPRHVSTHAAGVVISDIELTDVVPLQEGSEDIPLTQFAMGNVEAIGLLKMDFLGLRNLSIIDDALRHIRRTTGTKLTQKMIPMNDPKTLALFKKGQTSGVFQFESAGIRNVLRKVSPESIEDIAAVNALYRPGPMENIETFVKRKHGQEDIQYPHESLKDILDVTYGIIVYQEQIMQVAAKMANFTLGQADILQRAVSKKVKRVLDEQKQHFIDGSVSNGYTLEVAEEVYQYIEKFANYGFNRSHAMAYSFVGYQMAYLKVHYPAAFFAALLHSVRHNLEKIKEYIADARKYGVVIKGPTINRSSYSFSLTKNNKILFGFSSLKGLRRDFVKELIAERKENGPYTSFDNFLIRNDNKWLKKEWLTPLIQIGAFDEIEKNRRELMKNLDGNIANVLISGGSFDMLATLELKESQLPDYSLEEKLTFEEELLGAYVSGHPVNQYKSIKLVKQAINISQSLVGKHQTFLVYLKKIREIRTKKGETMAFLEVSDESGDLSLTVFPSAYRKFYSQLKEHNVYLVSGKVEESRYNQERQLLVEQLEPIETLSQQIGSSVCYLRLSKDINHPKVLAEIKELIKDYKGNNPVILYNEQTNQRSMLNQSLWIEHNQEVRTHLVALLGEKNVVFDKGSV; this comes from the coding sequence ATGGAAAACGTACAATTATATAATCAAACAGCTTTTTCATTACTGAAAAGTACCAATCGTATTCAGGACTTTGTAAAACAAGCGAAAAAGCTAGGTTATTCAGCACTTGGGATAGCAGACATTAATACCATGTCAGGTGTGGCAGATTTTTATCGTGCATGCAAGTCTGAAAACATCCATCCGATAATTGGTGTAACTATAGAATATACCGTCGAAACACTTGAACATTTAACATTTAAATTAGTTTTTTATGCTAAAAATAAAAAAGGTTATCAACACTTAATCAAACTATCAACACTGAAAATGATGCATCAACATCAAGCTGTTTTTTTAGAGCAATTACTCCCTTATTTTTCAGATTTAGTAGTTGTTATTCCAGCAGAAGAATCACAACTGAATTATCACTTAAAAAAAGATAACCAACAAGCAATGGCTTCATTCATTTCATCTATAACAGCGGTTGCGGATAATGCTTCTATTTATGGAGGAGTAGCTAATTATTTGAATGATACCCAATTAAACAGTTTACAGGGAGCATATAGCTTACTGAAGATTCCAATGGTCGCTTTTGAAGATAGTCGTTATTTACTACCCAGTGATCATTTTTCTGTAGAAATCTTACATCACATTGATTTGGGAACACGTTTAGAAAGTTTGGAGTACCAAGAAGCGGGTTCGTATTACTTGCAAAGTCCAGAATCAGTTTGGAATTATTATGACGCAAGTGAACATTTAGATGCTTATAAAAATGCCCATGCTATTGCCGAAGCTTGTCAATTTGAGATGGATTTTAGTCAAAGTTTATTGCCTCATTTTGATACACCTGACAATTTGTCAGCAGGCGAGTATTTACGTCAATTATGTTTTGAATTTTTACCACAACGGATACCAGAATATGATGAACGCTATGTTGAACGTTTAGAAAAAGAACTTGGTGTGATTCATGAGATGGGCTTTGACGATTATTTCTTAATTGTTTGGGACGTGATGCGTTTTGCTGAAGAGCAAGAAGTCGTAACAGGTGCCGGAAGAGGTTCGGCAGCAGGGGCTTTGGTTTCTTACGTTTTATCGATTACAGATGTAGATCCTATCAAGTATCATTTGTTGTTTGAACGTTTTTTAAATATAGAGCGAAATAGTATGCCTGATATAGATATAGACATTCCTGATAATCGTCGGGATGAAATTTTGCATTATGTACATGACAAATATGGTGATACGCACATGGCCCAAATTGCCACATTTGGTACGATGGCTGCTAAGATGGTTTTGCGAGATGTCTGTCGTGTATTCGGTCTGTCTCAGAATGAAGCTTCTGAATGGTCAAATGCCGTTCCTAATGTGTTGAAAATTACGCTTAATGATGCGTTTAATCAATCAAAAAAACTACAAAAACTTGTAGAGAGTTCAGAACGTAACCAATTGATTTTTAAAGTGGCTAGGCAATTAGAAGGACTGCCTCGACATGTCTCTACTCATGCGGCAGGTGTCGTTATTAGTGATATTGAGTTAACCGATGTCGTTCCACTGCAAGAAGGGTCAGAAGATATTCCTCTAACGCAATTTGCAATGGGAAATGTTGAAGCAATTGGTCTTTTGAAAATGGACTTCTTAGGTTTAAGAAATCTTTCAATTATTGATGACGCCTTACGTCATATTAGACGAACTACGGGTACTAAATTAACACAAAAGATGATTCCTATGAACGATCCCAAGACGCTTGCCTTATTTAAAAAAGGGCAAACATCAGGTGTTTTTCAATTTGAATCTGCAGGTATTCGTAATGTATTACGAAAAGTATCACCTGAATCAATTGAAGATATCGCAGCAGTTAATGCTTTATATCGTCCCGGTCCGATGGAAAATATTGAAACATTTGTTAAGAGAAAACACGGTCAAGAAGACATTCAATATCCACATGAGAGTTTAAAAGATATTTTAGATGTGACGTATGGCATTATTGTGTATCAAGAACAAATTATGCAAGTAGCTGCTAAAATGGCTAATTTCACTTTAGGACAAGCAGATATTTTACAGAGAGCTGTTAGTAAAAAAGTTAAACGGGTCTTAGACGAGCAAAAGCAACATTTTATTGATGGGTCCGTTTCCAATGGTTATACACTGGAAGTCGCAGAAGAAGTTTATCAATACATTGAAAAATTTGCTAATTATGGTTTCAATCGTTCGCATGCGATGGCTTATTCTTTTGTCGGGTATCAAATGGCCTACTTAAAAGTGCATTATCCAGCGGCATTTTTTGCTGCCTTATTACACTCGGTTCGTCATAATTTAGAAAAAATCAAAGAATACATCGCGGATGCAAGAAAATACGGCGTGGTAATTAAAGGGCCAACGATTAATCGTTCATCGTATAGTTTTTCTTTAACAAAGAATAACAAAATATTGTTTGGTTTTAGTTCTTTAAAAGGCCTGCGACGTGATTTTGTAAAAGAGTTAATTGCCGAGCGAAAAGAAAATGGCCCTTATACTAGTTTTGATAACTTCTTAATTCGAAATGACAATAAATGGCTTAAAAAAGAGTGGCTAACGCCTCTTATTCAGATTGGAGCATTTGATGAGATTGAAAAAAATCGTCGAGAATTGATGAAGAATCTAGATGGAAATATTGCCAATGTATTAATTAGTGGAGGAAGCTTTGATATGCTTGCAACACTTGAACTCAAGGAAAGCCAACTACCAGATTATTCGCTTGAAGAGAAATTAACGTTTGAAGAAGAATTACTAGGTGCATACGTATCAGGACATCCGGTGAATCAATATAAGAGTATCAAACTAGTCAAACAGGCTATAAACATTTCTCAATCATTAGTTGGTAAGCATCAAACGTTTTTAGTCTATTTAAAAAAAATTCGTGAAATTAGAACGAAAAAAGGTGAGACAATGGCATTTTTAGAAGTTTCTGATGAAAGTGGCGATTTATCGTTAACGGTTTTCCCAAGTGCTTATCGTAAGTTTTATAGTCAACTAAAAGAACACAATGTTTATTTAGTTAGTGGTAAAGTTGAAGAAAGTCGTTACAATCAAGAACGTCAACTACTAGTTGAACAATTAGAGCCAATCGAAACATTGTCACAACAAATTGGTTCATCTGTTTGTTATCTTAGACTTTCAAAAGATATCAATCACCCAAAAGTACTAGCTGAAATAAAAGAATTAATTAAGGATTATAAAGGTAATAATCCAGTTATTTTATATAATGAACAAACAAATCAGCGAAGTATGTTGAATCAATCGTTATGGATAGAACATAATCAAGAGGTAAGGACACACTTAGTGGCACTACTTGGTGAAAAAAATGTTGTTTTTGATAAAGGGTCAGTTTAA
- the pfkA gene encoding 6-phosphofructokinase, whose product MKRIAILTSGGDAPGMNAAVRAVARKAIFEGLEVYGVNYGFAGLVAGDIRRLDVADVGDIIQRGGTFLYSARYPEFATEEGQLKGIEQLKKFGIEGLVVIGGDGSYHGAMALTRHGFPAIGIPGTIDNDIPGTDYTIGFDTAINTVLESVDRIRDTATSHVRTFVIEVMGRNAGDIALWAGVAGGADDIIIPEHDFDMAEVAQRVKDGRDRGKKHCLIILAEGVKGGNEFAEELAEHGDFHTRVSILGHVVRGGSPSARDRVLASKFGAKAVELLLEGKGGLCVGMRNEEVIASDIIDTLENGKHQPDLSLYKLNKEISF is encoded by the coding sequence ATGAAGCGTATTGCTATTTTAACTAGTGGTGGAGACGCACCAGGAATGAACGCTGCAGTTCGTGCGGTTGCGCGTAAAGCAATTTTTGAAGGATTAGAAGTTTACGGTGTTAATTATGGGTTTGCTGGTTTGGTAGCCGGTGACATTCGCCGTTTAGATGTTGCAGACGTTGGAGATATTATTCAACGAGGTGGAACATTCTTATATTCAGCACGTTACCCTGAATTTGCGACAGAAGAAGGACAATTAAAAGGAATCGAACAACTTAAAAAATTCGGCATTGAAGGATTGGTTGTTATCGGTGGAGATGGTTCATACCATGGAGCAATGGCGTTAACTCGTCATGGTTTCCCAGCTATTGGTATCCCAGGAACAATTGATAATGATATTCCAGGAACTGATTATACAATCGGTTTTGATACAGCTATTAACACAGTTTTAGAGTCAGTTGATAGAATTCGTGACACTGCAACTTCTCATGTACGTACATTTGTTATCGAAGTAATGGGACGTAATGCTGGAGACATCGCGCTTTGGGCGGGTGTAGCAGGTGGTGCAGATGATATTATCATCCCAGAGCATGACTTTGACATGGCTGAAGTAGCACAACGTGTGAAAGATGGTCGTGATCGTGGTAAAAAACATTGCTTAATCATTTTAGCTGAAGGTGTTAAAGGCGGTAATGAATTTGCAGAAGAATTAGCAGAGCATGGTGATTTCCATACACGTGTATCTATTTTAGGACACGTTGTTCGTGGTGGTTCTCCATCTGCTCGCGACCGCGTATTAGCAAGTAAATTTGGTGCCAAAGCTGTTGAACTTCTTTTAGAAGGAAAAGGTGGCTTATGTGTTGGAATGAGAAATGAAGAAGTAATTGCTTCTGATATTATTGATACACTTGAAAATGGTAAGCATCAACCAGATCTTTCTTTATACAAATTAAATAAAGAAATTTCGTTTTAA